GTGAAGAATACCGGGCGCTTCGTGGTCAACAGCACCGTCGGGATCGGGGGCTTGTTCGACCCCGCCTCTGCCATGGGTCTGACCGAGGCCGAGGCCGATTTCGGCGAAACGCTCTATGTCTGGGGGGTGCCGGAAGGCGAATATGTCGAACATCCGGTACTTGGCCCATCGACAACGCGCGATTCGGTCGGCGGGCTGGTCGACATGGTGCTGGACCCGCTGGGATTTGTGAACGCGGCAAGCGTGGCGCGCAATGCGAAAGCCTCGGCCGGGGTGATCAAGGTGTTGAACTTCCGCTACGAAAGCGAAGGGCTGATCGACTCGGTCCTTTACGACAGCGCCGACAGCTATGCGCAGTCACGCCAGATTTACCTCGACAACAGGCGGTTTGAGCTAGGTCAGGGGCGTGACCCGACCTATTTCGATCCATATGAGGACCCTTACGATGACCCCGCATTCGAATAACCCCTCCCGTCGTGCGATCCTCGGTGCGGGCCTTGGCGCCGGCGCTATGCTGCTGCTGCCCCGCACCGCCCGGGCGCTGACGACGGATCAGGCCGCCAAGCTGGTGAACACGGTCGTGGACGAGATCAACGGCCTGATCAATTCCGGCCGGTCACTGGGCCAGATCCAGTCGGGGTTCGAGCGGATCTTCTCGCGCTATGCAGACGTGCCGATCATTGCACGCTCGGTCCTCGGGCCGGCGGCGCGGTCCGCCAGTTCGGCGCAGTTGAACGCCTTCACGAACGCCTTTCAGGGCTATATCGCGCGCAAGTACAGCCGCCGGTTCAACGAGTTCAAGGGAACCGCCATCAAGGTCCATTCCGCCCGCCCCTACAAGAACTTCTACGAGGTCAAGAGCACGGCCTATCTGAAGGGCCAGTCCCCGGTAGAGGTGGTGTTTCTGGTCTCGGACAAGTCGGGCAAGGACAAGTTCTTCAACATCTTCATCGAGGGTGTGAACATGCTGGCCACCGAGCGGACAGAGATCGGCGCCCTGCTGGACAAGCGCCGCGGCGATGTCGATGCGTTGACCAGCGATCTGCGCACGATGGGCTGATGTCCTGGTGCCCCCGTCATGGGCCGGCCGCCTTCGGCCGCGGGCCCATGACTTAAGTACAAACTTGGCCTGCAATGCCGCAGAACAGGCAAATCCCGCGTTCCGAAGCTTGCAGGCCGGCGGTCACATCCGACGACGGTCCATTGCCCATTTCCAACTGCCCCGACGGATGCTAGCCCAGCGCCCATGCTGCCGGTCCTGATCGAAACGCTTCCCTTCTTCGCCCTGATCGGCCTTGGCTACGGCGCCGGGCGAACGGGCTTCTTCACGGCAGAGGCCACGGCGTGGCTGACGAAATTCGTCTTCTACTTCGCGCTGTCGGCAATGATCTTCCGCTTCGCCGCCAACCTGCCGATCGGGGACATGCTCGACCTGCCGTTTCTCGGGGCCTATCTCTGCGGCACGCTGGCGGTCTACCTGCTCGCCACAGCCGTGGCGTTCCTCCGCCGCATCAGCGTGGCAGAGGCCGCGGTCGAGGCGCAATGCGCGGCCATCGGGAACACCGGTTTTCTTGGTCTGCCGATGCTGGCGATGCTGATGGGCGAGGCCGCGATAGCGCCGGTGATGATGGTGCTGGCCACCGACCTGATCGTTTTCAGCAGCCTGATCGTGATCCTGATCACCGGCGCGCGAGAGGGGCGCATGTCGCCCGCGATCCTGAAAACCCTCGCGCTCGGGCTGATGAAGAACCCGATGATCGTGTCGATCCTGCTGGGCCTGGCATGGTCTGCCCTTGCCGTTCCGATGCCCACGCCGGTCAATGCGTTCCTGACCCTTCTTGGCGCGGCGGCCACCCCCGGGGCGCTGTTCGCCATCGGCGCCTCGCTGGCCACCAAGACGGCAGAGCGTGTGTCGGTCGCAAGCTGGCTGTCCTTCGCCAAGCTCATCCTGCATCCCGCGGCGGTCGCGGGGTCTGCCCTGTTGCTGTTCGATGTGGACACATTCGCCGCCGGTGTGATGATCGCGGCGGCCTCGCTTCCCGTGGCGGGCAATGTCTACATGCTTGCCCAGCATTACGGGGTCGCGCCGCACCGGGTGTCATCGGCCATCCTGCTGTCCACCACGGCCTCCATCCTGACGGTGCCTGCGGTGATTGCATGGGCCGCCGCGCTCTAGCCTTGCCCCATCGCCGCCCGCGCGCTACGCCATTGCCTAACGGATCTCAGGAGGGTGGGCCGATGGAAACGGTATCGGAAAACAAGTGCTTCGACGGGATGCAGGGGGTCTATCGACATGCCTCCGACGCCTGCGCCTGTGACATGACCTTCGGCCTGTTCCTGCCGGCGGAGGCCAAGGACGGCCCGGTTCCGGTGCTGTTCTACCTGTCGGGCCTGACCTGCACCCATGAAAACGCGATGACCAAGGCCGGTGCGCAGCAATGGGCCGCCGAACAGGGCATCGCGCTGGTGTTCCCCGACACCTCCCCCCGGGGAGAGGGGATCGCCGATCACGAGATGTACAACCTTGGCACCGGGGCGGGGTTCTACGTCAACGCCACGCAGGAGCCTTGGGCGAAGAACTACAAGATGTGGGACTACGTGGCCGAAGAACTGCCCCGGTTGCTGGTCAACAACTTCGCCATCGATGAAGAACGCCAGTCGATCTGCGGCCATTCCATGGGCGGGCACGGGGCACTGACCATCGCGATGGCCTATCCCGGCCGGTTCGCATCCGTGTCGGCCTTCGCCCCGATCACCCATCCCAGCGCGTCGGACTGGGCCAAGAAACCGATCCACGCCTATATGGGCGAAGGCAATGTCGACTGGACGCGCCACGACGCCAGCCTGTCGCTGCGCGCCAACGGGTTCGACGGACCGATCCTTGTCGATCAGGGGACCGGGGACCAGTTCATCGACGCCCTGATGCCCGAGGCGCTGGCCGCGGCCATCACCGAAACCCGGCATGCGGGCATCATCCGTATGCAAAAGGGCTATGACCACAGCTATTTCTTCGTCTCCACCTTCATGGAGGATCACATCGCCTTCCACGCCGAGGCGCTTTACGGGTGAGCCGCGTCTTCGTCGACGCCGATGCCTGCCCCGTCAAGGCCGAGGCCCTGCGCGTGGCCGAGCGGCACGGGGCAAAGGTCACCTATGTGGCAAACGGGGGCCTGCGCCCGGTCGATCACCCGCTGGCGCGCATGATCTATGTGCCCGAAGGCCCGGACGAGGCCGACAAGTGGATCGCCGAACAGGCCGGGCCGGGCGACGTGGTCATCACCGCCGATATCCCCCTGGCCGCGAAATGCGTCGCGGCCGGCGCACAGGTGCTGAACCATACCGGAGAGGCGTTTACCCCCGCCAATATCGGGCAGAAACTGGCCACACGCGATCTGATGGCCGATCTGCGTGCCGCCGACCCGTTCCGGCAGGGCTCTGGCAAGGGCTTCTCCAAGGCTGACCGGTCGCGCTTTCTCGATGCGCTGGAACGTGCCCTCAGGACGGCGGCGACTTGACCAGCGTCCACAGGTCATCGCCCCTGCGGCTTGTCGCGCGGCGAACGACCCCCTTTCCTTCCAGGCTTTTCAGCAGGGTACTCACCTCGGCCACGTCCGGCTTCTTCAGATCGCTGGCGATTCCACTTGGGGTGCGAAAGGCGTAGGCAGACTGCGAAATCGCGCGCAGGACGTCGATTTCCTCTGGCTTCGCATCGGCGGCGTCAACGGCGCTTTCCGGGGCCACGGCCGGTTCGGATACGGCCTCGCGCGTGTCCTCTGCGGTTTCTTCGGCCTGTTTCGCCAGCTTCTTTGCCTCCTGCACCTGCCGCTGCAAATCGCGCATCTGAACCTCGGCCCCGCCGAACTTGAAGCTTTTCACGAAGGGCAGGATCCACGGCAGGAAGATCGCCGCGAACAGCGACAGCCCGACGGCATCGACCTTCACCGCCGCTATGAACAGATGGGCATAGGCCAACCCCGCCGCCGCGAGGCTGAACAAGACCGCCATCACGGCGGCAACGTTGCCCAGGGGCGCGGGGGCCTGCCCGCCCGTCGCCGCCTCTTCCCGTTGGTCATTCGCCTGCGCCATGGCAACACTCCTGTTTCCAACATGGACAGGATAGCCTAAGCCGCCTGCAAACGGAACGGAGGCGACAGATGCCCATCGACGCAGTGGTTTTCGACATCGGACGCGTGATGATCGAGTGGGACCCCGACCGTTTCTACGACAGGACGATCGGACCGGCGCGGCGCGAGCGGCTGTTCGCCGAGGTCGACCTGCGGGGCATGAACCTGTCCGTCGATGCGGGTGCGGATTTCGAGCAGGCGGTGGAGGGACTGGCCGCTCAACACCCCGACTGGGCCAACGAAATCCGCCTCTGGCGCAGCCACTGGATCGAGATGGCAAGCCCTGCAATTCCTCACTCCACCCATCTTCTGAAGGCGCTGAAGGCCAAGGGCGTTCCCGTCTTCGCGCTGTCCAATATGGGGGGTGAGCCGTGGCAGATCGCCTGCGCTGCCTATCCGGACTTCGCCCTCTTCGACCGCACCTATATCTCGGGCCAGTTGCGCCAGATGAAGCCCGGCCCCGATATCTACCGGACCGTGGAAGAGGACAGCAGCATCGCGCCCGAGCGGCTCTTGTTCACCGACGACACCGCCGCCAACATCGACGCCGCCGCCGCCCGGGGGTGGCAGACGCATCTGTTTGACGGCCCCGAAGGCTGGGCCACGCGGCTGGTTGCCGCTGGCCTTCTGACAGCGAAGGAGGCGACGCCCGATGCCTGACATCATTCCGTTCGACGAGGGGGAGCGCCTTTTGAACTGGCAGGCGCTGTGCACAGCGCTTGAACGGGGGCACAGCCTGCCCCGCGCCGAAACCCGCGATACGTTCCTGTATCGCGGTGCAGATACGCTGTTGTCCCGCGCGGCGTGGATCGACGGGCTGGGCATCGCCGTGAAGTCGGCCACCATCTTCCCCGGCAATCCCACCCATGACAAACCCGCAGTCAATGGCGGGGTCAGCCTCTATGGCGACGGGGACGGTCTGCTAGAGGCGATCATCGACTTTCACCTTGTCACCAAATGGAAGACGGCGGGCGACAGCCTGCTGGCCGCCACGCATCTTGCCCGCCCCGACAGCAACTCGATCCTGATCGTGGGGGCGGGGACGGTGGCCCATGCACTGTACCAGGCCTATTCCAGCGCCTTCCCCGATGCCCGCTTCACCGTTTGGAACCGCTCCGCCGCGGGGGCCGCACGGCTGGCGACACGCTTTCCCGATGTCGCCGTCGCAGACGACCTGGAAACCGCAGTGCGGGCCGCCGACATCATCACCAGCGCCACGATGAGCACCACGCCCTTGATCCGCGGCGCATGGCTGCGCCCCGGTCAACATCTCGACCTGATCGGCGCCTTCCGTCCCGACATGCGTGAGGTCGACGACGACGCCCTGCGAAAGGCGCGCCTATACGTCGACAGCCGCGAGACAACGCTGGACCATATCGGGGAGCTTAAAATCCCGCTAGAGGCCGGCGTCATCACCCGCGACGCCATCCTCGCCGATTTCTACGACCTGCCTGCCGGGGCCTTCGCCCGCACCTCCGATGACGACATCACGCTTTTCAAGAACGGCGGCGGCGCGCATCTGGACCTGATGACCAGCCACTACATTCTAGGGGCGTGGCGCGGGCGCTAGGCAGTCGCTCCGATCTTCCATTCTGCGCTGCAGCATAATAGAAGACGCCATGGGAACGAGTCTGCGCCAGCTATACGAGGCCCGCGTCGATGCCGGGGAGCTTCGGCCCGACCCGGCGCAGATCGCCGCGCTGGACCCGCTTGACCGTATCCGTGAAGAACTGGAAAATCCGCCCCCCTCGGCAAAGCGCGGCCTGTTCCGCAAGCCCCTGCCGCCCGACCCCGTGCGCGGCCTTTACCTGTGGGGCGGTGTCGGGCGGGGCAAGTCCATGCTGATGGATTTCTTCTTTGCCCATGTCGGGATCGAGGGCAAACGCCGCGTCCATTTCCACGCCTTCATGCAAGAGGTGCAAACGGGCCTGCATGCCGCGCGAAAGAAGGGCGCCGACGACGCGCTGAAACCCGTGGCCGCCGAGATCTGCAAGGACCTGCGGCTTCTGTGTTTCGACGAGATGCAGATCACCGACATCGCCGACGCGATGATCGTGGGGCGCTTGTTCGAATTGATGTTCGCCGCCGGGGTCACGGTCGTCACCACCTCCAACCGGGTGCCGGACGACCTGTATAAGGACGGGCTGCAGCGCGCCCGCTTTGTCCCCTTTATCGAGATGATCAAGGACCGGCTTGAGGTGATGCATCTCGGCTCCCCCACCGACTACCGGCAGGGGCGGCTGAGCGGGGCGGATGTCTATTTCACCCCCGCCGACCGTCTGGCGCGTGAGGCGATCGAGACGATCTGGCAGGACCTGACCGACGGTGCAGGGCATCCGCTGGTGCTGCGGGTACAGGGGCGAGAGGTCGAACTGCCGCGCTATCACAACGGGGTGGCACGGGCGAGTTTCTGGGATCTGTGCGCGAAACCGCTTGGCCCGGCAGACTATCTGGCGGTGGCCGGGGCCGTGCGGGTGCTGATCCTTGAGGACATCCCGACGCTGTCGGCCGAGAACTATAACGAGGCCCGCCGCTTCGTGACCCTGATCGACGCGCTTTACGAGGGCCATGTCCGGCTGATCGCCTCTGCGGCCTCCACCCCGGAAATGCTGTATCTGGAAGGCACCGGCGCGTTCGAGTTCGAACGCACCGCCAGCCGGTTGCGGGAAATGCAGGGGGCGGACTGGGGGAAGGGTTGAGTGCCTAGACCAGGTCGGCAAGACCGGCGAGGATGGGCCGCGCGACCTCCCATCCCGGTTGCACAACCAAAAGGTTGAAAAGCTGCGCGGCCACGCCACCGACGACGAACGCACCCAGGGTGACCGGCCAGCCACGCCCAAAGAACCGCCGCGCCCAGACAATCCAAAGGACATGCACGGCAACGAACAGGCCAAATGCGGGATAAAGGGCGGCGCCAAGCACCCAGTCCATGGCGGGGCTGTACAGGAAGGTCGCGTAATCGGTTGCCTCGATCGTCGCAAGGTTCACGCGCAACGGGCCCACCGCGTGCAGCCCGAAAAGCAGGGAAAACGGGTACAACGCCAACCCCGATGCCGGCAGCACCAGACCGATGGACAGGCACCAGAACCGGACACTGGCGCCCGCCGCCGGTCGCGCCCCAAGCATGCGAAAGACAAGGTCGATGCAAAGGGAAAAGCCGGCCATCGTCACGGCGGCATGGGCCAGATAGGCCCCTGTCGGGGCGGCGGCATCGGCGGACGGCAGCGGCAGGCTGAGAAGATACTGCACGAAGCATCCGGCGAAGAGGATTTCAAGTGCCGCCACGGCGGTGTTGTCGCCGGATTTCGCCCAGTCGGGCACTTCGGACAAAGGGCGGCGCAGGACATCCCGTACCGTCATCAGGAAGAGCGGTATGGCATGGGCGATCCCACCCACGATGGGCAAGGTCTGCAGGATCTTCAGCAGGCGACGGAGCGGTTCCACGACAACAGGTTCGCCACCGTTGCAGGCCCGGTCAAGCCCGACGTCAGGCGTCGCGCAGCACCCGCCCCG
The genomic region above belongs to Rhodovulum sp. P5 and contains:
- a CDS encoding YaiI/YqxD family protein; this encodes MSRVFVDADACPVKAEALRVAERHGAKVTYVANGGLRPVDHPLARMIYVPEGPDEADKWIAEQAGPGDVVITADIPLAAKCVAAGAQVLNHTGEAFTPANIGQKLATRDLMADLRAADPFRQGSGKGFSKADRSRFLDALERALRTAAT
- a CDS encoding ornithine cyclodeaminase family protein, whose translation is MPDIIPFDEGERLLNWQALCTALERGHSLPRAETRDTFLYRGADTLLSRAAWIDGLGIAVKSATIFPGNPTHDKPAVNGGVSLYGDGDGLLEAIIDFHLVTKWKTAGDSLLAATHLARPDSNSILIVGAGTVAHALYQAYSSAFPDARFTVWNRSAAGAARLATRFPDVAVADDLETAVRAADIITSATMSTTPLIRGAWLRPGQHLDLIGAFRPDMREVDDDALRKARLYVDSRETTLDHIGELKIPLEAGVITRDAILADFYDLPAGAFARTSDDDITLFKNGGGAHLDLMTSHYILGAWRGR
- the zapE gene encoding cell division protein ZapE: MGTSLRQLYEARVDAGELRPDPAQIAALDPLDRIREELENPPPSAKRGLFRKPLPPDPVRGLYLWGGVGRGKSMLMDFFFAHVGIEGKRRVHFHAFMQEVQTGLHAARKKGADDALKPVAAEICKDLRLLCFDEMQITDIADAMIVGRLFELMFAAGVTVVTTSNRVPDDLYKDGLQRARFVPFIEMIKDRLEVMHLGSPTDYRQGRLSGADVYFTPADRLAREAIETIWQDLTDGAGHPLVLRVQGREVELPRYHNGVARASFWDLCAKPLGPADYLAVAGAVRVLILEDIPTLSAENYNEARRFVTLIDALYEGHVRLIASAASTPEMLYLEGTGAFEFERTASRLREMQGADWGKG
- a CDS encoding VacJ family lipoprotein produces the protein MVLLTPRHARNGQSGRAAALFALVLLSACARPDAPAGINDPDEARNRIIHEDNVTLDRAVIRPVANAYGTVVPGPVRTGIDNFASNLGLPSAILNSLLQFRPGDAVKNTGRFVVNSTVGIGGLFDPASAMGLTEAEADFGETLYVWGVPEGEYVEHPVLGPSTTRDSVGGLVDMVLDPLGFVNAASVARNAKASAGVIKVLNFRYESEGLIDSVLYDSADSYAQSRQIYLDNRRFELGQGRDPTYFDPYEDPYDDPAFE
- a CDS encoding HAD-IA family hydrolase is translated as MPIDAVVFDIGRVMIEWDPDRFYDRTIGPARRERLFAEVDLRGMNLSVDAGADFEQAVEGLAAQHPDWANEIRLWRSHWIEMASPAIPHSTHLLKALKAKGVPVFALSNMGGEPWQIACAAYPDFALFDRTYISGQLRQMKPGPDIYRTVEEDSSIAPERLLFTDDTAANIDAAAARGWQTHLFDGPEGWATRLVAAGLLTAKEATPDA
- a CDS encoding phospholipid-binding protein MlaC; this translates as MTPHSNNPSRRAILGAGLGAGAMLLLPRTARALTTDQAAKLVNTVVDEINGLINSGRSLGQIQSGFERIFSRYADVPIIARSVLGPAARSASSAQLNAFTNAFQGYIARKYSRRFNEFKGTAIKVHSARPYKNFYEVKSTAYLKGQSPVEVVFLVSDKSGKDKFFNIFIEGVNMLATERTEIGALLDKRRGDVDALTSDLRTMG
- a CDS encoding AEC family transporter gives rise to the protein MLPVLIETLPFFALIGLGYGAGRTGFFTAEATAWLTKFVFYFALSAMIFRFAANLPIGDMLDLPFLGAYLCGTLAVYLLATAVAFLRRISVAEAAVEAQCAAIGNTGFLGLPMLAMLMGEAAIAPVMMVLATDLIVFSSLIVILITGAREGRMSPAILKTLALGLMKNPMIVSILLGLAWSALAVPMPTPVNAFLTLLGAAATPGALFAIGASLATKTAERVSVASWLSFAKLILHPAAVAGSALLLFDVDTFAAGVMIAAASLPVAGNVYMLAQHYGVAPHRVSSAILLSTTASILTVPAVIAWAAAL
- the fghA gene encoding S-formylglutathione hydrolase, coding for METVSENKCFDGMQGVYRHASDACACDMTFGLFLPAEAKDGPVPVLFYLSGLTCTHENAMTKAGAQQWAAEQGIALVFPDTSPRGEGIADHEMYNLGTGAGFYVNATQEPWAKNYKMWDYVAEELPRLLVNNFAIDEERQSICGHSMGGHGALTIAMAYPGRFASVSAFAPITHPSASDWAKKPIHAYMGEGNVDWTRHDASLSLRANGFDGPILVDQGTGDQFIDALMPEALAAAITETRHAGIIRMQKGYDHSYFFVSTFMEDHIAFHAEALYG